CCACTTTTTTTAGAAGCGACGTAAAATGTAATTTCAGTATATAGGGAGGTACCTTGTATTTTTTGTAGGAAAAAAAAGTGTaacaccccaatggaaggcccaaaccacatggcctatactccaaaaggactagtcaatgatacaattggagctccatTGAAACCTTACAAAGAGAAAGAATTTcaccttcccaagcaatgtgggatcccatacaccacttacccacaatcttatcatatgggggtatCAAAATCTGCCCCCCTTAAATTTTCGACGTCCTCGTCAGGCCTGCTCATCGTAGATGGCACAgatcaagtcccacatttctggttagGATAGGTTTATTCGTAATGCCCCAATGTaagacccaaaccacatggcttatactccaaaaagactagtcaatgatacaattggagccccattagaacctaataaagaacaaaaacttCTCATctccaagcaatgtgggatctcatacaccacctactcatattcttatcatatagggtatcacaatctacccccccttaaattcccgacgtcCTCGTTGGGCCTATCTGTTGTAGGTGGCACAGCTCGAATCCCACATTTCCGATTGGGATAGGATTTGATAtcatttgtaacgccccaatagaagacccaaaccacatggtctatactccaaaaagactagttaatgatacaattagaactccattggaaccttataaagagcaagaacttctcatttccaaacaatgtgggatcccatacaccacctactcgtattcttatcatatagggtattacatttataacactccgatggaagacccaaaccacatggcctatactccaaaaagactagtcaatgatacaattagagtcccattggaaccttataaaaagcaataaattctccttcccaagcaatgtacgatctcatacaccacctatcctcaatcttatcatatgaGGGTGTCACAAAAAGAATTCAAAGAACATTCAACTGGATATGATTAATGCCACTTCTCAAAATCATTTAAACGAGAGATGACTTTTGGCAAACTATATTTACATTAAAATAGAACCGAACTTTGTCATCCTCTCCCTAGCTAAGCAATCTTTCTTGCTTAAACGGTAATGAATAACAACCATTTCCACAAATCTTTCCTTCTACAACCAAAGGACtgataaaaaacaaacaaccatTTCCACAGAGTTCAAGAACTTTGGATGACTTAACAAAAAAAGGACTTTAGATATTCTATTCAAAAACACCAAAAAGTTTTCCCACTTTGGCAAGCATTACTAAGATTACAACAGAGATAAATGCTAAAAGTTTTACGTGGGCTATAcccttttgagtttttttaataaaatcccCGCTTGCTTATAAACAGTGCAATAAATTTCCTGTTTGTGACATATCAAACGCTAAATATTAGGTTGTGTTCATATAGGGCCATTAAGCACTGGTAAACAAtcacaaaaatcacaactcataAAAACACATGAACCAGGCCCCAAATCCAGTGCCCTACTGACTTTAATGAATTTGATAGTAGTTTAAAGGAATCGTTCATATAGAATCAACACCAAAAGGGATCTAAAATCTAGTTTAGAAATTCATAAACAATGGGGCAGCTTACTTGGTAGGCTATGCCTAGCATCTATAAAGACAAAAAAAGAGTGTTGCAATTTTCCttattaaaatctttaaattatttCCACAATTATTTAACCCATACAACAGCAAGGTCCCAAAGATTTTAACTATGAAGATTAATAAATGATCCATTTAATCTTCAAGATTGACATTTTACTTAAGCTCTGCCTTTATAAAAGGTGACAGACCAGAACCATCTCCTAAGATCTTTCCCAGTAGGAATATATATTTACAGAAATGATTTTAACATGAGcaattgttttttataaaacctccaaaaattatattttactcCTCCATCCCCTTTTGGGTGTCAATATTTGCATATTCAAGCAGCCGGGGGAACATCAAACATTTCTTTCAcatgaaaacaaaaggaaattgtTTCCATAAGCTTTCCCTCTTTTGTTCTGAGTGGTTCAAAACTTCAAAGTAAGCATCAAATCCTTGTAAGTCTTTGTTTTAAAACATAAAGGAGAGATTCCACCATGGAGTCTCACCTTTATCAGACTAGTGCAGGGATCGGAAAGTGAAATTGGTCTCTTCAACCTCCTATATTCACATCGAATAAGGGGAAAAATGTGAGGATGAAACATGGTGGATCTGCTCTTGTAACACCCTGCTCCCtagttttaataataaaaacacttttaaaaatTCACGGGAGCCAAAATGCTACTACTGAccttgacttaaaaaaaaaaaaaaaaaaaaccttcctCTAGATGCAAAGATTCTATAAAATCTTTCTTTATCGAAAAAATACTAAGATCATAAAAGAGTACGCATGGAagtattattaaaatttctcgAAGTCTGTGccattaaaaaatcataattaaaaaTCCATGTACATGATCTAGGtcactgtcatgcctccttgaACTAAGTCTCATCTTGCAGCTCTACCTTCATAAATATTATGACTTATggtggtttaaaaacataaaaacaaactaaaatgagtcgatgactcagtAAGAAACCCATCATAACGTAAACACTGGTTTTGAAAGAACtagttttaataataatatatataactagctaacgtatgttaatttaatttatacctTGTAGAGTTGCTTCCTAAAATTTCCAACACAAAATCGATCACGGTGCTAGATTGGgaggtttatgattttttttttccccaaataACACACCAAAGGCAGatatttataaagagatttgGGAGATGACGACCAATTTGAGTTGAACTCGTTTAAAGAGTTTTAACATGAAAATGACTTGTAGTTGTAGAGTTGTATCCCTGTTGAAATAGAATGCCGACAAGTTCGAATTCAATTTGGACTCGGTCACGATCATtcaagaagagagtttgaatttaaaaacatgatctagTAGTTCATTCAATGTAAGATTGAGAATGACTAAGACTGTGTAGGGAACTTCAATcaatgatgagtttaaattaaaatagattttttaatatccaatcTTTAAGTTCTAAAACGAGTctaactcatttaataaataataaatgggaTTTAACCTAGTTGTTGAGCCTAATTAAAACACTTaatcaatctcaataatttattgctCATGGACTTATCAATATGGCTCATTAAATATAATTGAGacccaataaaaattatcaatattctgACCTAAGAATTATTGAGCCGGGTCATTACAACTCTAGAGTAAAAAGCAGTTTGCgttaattctttttatcaaaTCCTAAACCTTTTGGCTGAACAATCCTTTCCTTGGAAAAGTAAATAGCTGGAAAGCTTTGCCTCAAAAGTGGAATTTGCGCGGATGGCAGCtctacaaaatattaattatggaTAATATGAGGAGGAGGCATGTAGTGGTGGTGAATTATCATTGCAGGTGAAAGAAAAGTGGGGAAACTATCGACCGTTTGATGCTTCCATTAATAATAAAAGTTTGGGGACATGAgtatgaattattattattattgttattgttattgttattattattttgatgttgAACGTGAAGATCAATCATGGGCACCCCAAAATGGAAAGAATGGCAAACAAAATGGGACCAAAGAAGCAACTGGTCATTTGAAGTGTCCCTCATAAACTACAAATTTAGCAAGCAACATCAAATTGATTCAATATAAAATGTCCATCCTACCGTCCAAATTAATGTCAGAATTCATAAAATCATGTATGGTTGGGTTTGTAAGGTTCAATAATTTGGCAAAATTGAAACATTAATGCACATTAAACTATAGGAGTATTTTCAATTGACCTTTGGAATTTTGCAAAGATTTACCTAAATCATTTCAAGAGAATATCCACTGTAACTTCGACAAACCACTGAAAGATTGACAAGATTAGTATAAGCTGCCTAAGAAGCCACTGAATCACAAATTGAACACTTCTTTCAATGAACACGATCAAATTTGATGAATATACATATTACAATGCAAAAGCACCAGTTAAGCTCGAATGAAGAGTAATTTCTTTCCAAGAAAATTCCAAGGAGCACATTTGATAGTTATATATAAAGAGCAGCTATATACACTTTACTCCATTGGTCGATTATACTAGACTTCAATGGTCTGAACATTCATGACTTCCTCGTATCCCTAGCCAATCAGGTacaggtgttgctcttgtatatgtcccatgtGCCTGAGCTATGCCTAgttctcatcaataaaattctgaTTTACTGatcaaagaaatatatatatatatatatataaagagctatatatattaactttgcGCTTGCCTTTTTTAAATAATCCCCAATTACTAACCAATAAGATAAGAAAGCTATATAACATGTAAGTACATCAAAACCATTACAAGCGTCGTTCTCATCAATTCAGAAAGAGATGAGACTATATCCGAAAAAACAGCATTTAcacagagaaaacaaaaatagcaATTAGCTAACCTGCAAGCCCAGCTCCTCGACGCGCATTTCCCCACTGCCACCGCCCCCACCACCTCCAACCCTCTACTCCGTATCCTCGGTGGGTAATTCATACCGACAAACAGGACAGGTATTCCTTATACTCAACCACGGCACAATGCAATCCCCGTGATAATAATGAGAACAGGGAAGCCGCCTCACCTTTTCCTCCACTACAATCGCGTCCTTACAAACTGCACAGACCAAAGCGTTAGTCTGCAATTCCTCCACCGTTAACTCCACAAAAGGAAGATTCTCCACAACCCTTTTCGCTGCCGGAGGGCTGCCCCTTCCGTTATCCCCAAATCGCCCAAAAATGGTATCATATTCAGCCGGTTCCGCATCATATTCATCCTGAAATGCCGCTAGATACGAATCCGAATCTGAATCCGCATCAAATGCACGTTCTAACCTCATATTCGCACCTAATAGAATTTCCCACTCAAGATTTCGCACCCCTACTTCTTCGGATGAACCAACCGATAACTCTTCGACCCCCTCGACCATTATGCCTAGGTTTTCTCTCTGATTAAAAACGCCTTCCTCAACTTCCTCCCATTCGAAACCCTCAAGCCCAGTCCTCTGCTCCTCCAAACAAAAGTTTTCCAAGCGAAAATTCGAATCCTCGGAATTGAATTCCACACTCGGGTCCGACTCAGAATCAAGTCCAGCAACGCGGAGACCATCGCCAGCTGAGTACTGCGCATCGAATTCAATTTCAAATCCAAACCCTATACCCGGAAGTTCCTCTTGATCCGATCCGAATTCACCACCATTTGCGAACTCGAACTCGAACTCGGAAAAGGGGTCGGAGCCCGAGCCAGGAACATCGAAAGCGTGTAAATCATAACCATCATCAGATCGGCGCTCGAAGAGATCGTTGAGGAAGCGGCCCACGTCCCGGTCCGAGGCGGAGCCCAAATCGGAAAACCAATCAGAGTCATAACTTTGGGAATCAAAAGGGTTGCGGTCGGTGACGGAGGAAATAAATGTACGGCGACGTGCGAGGGGATCGATGGATTGGGTATGAGAATGTGCATGAGGGTCGGTTGGGCTCGGGTCTGGTTCATGGAGAGTGAATTCGTCGAACTGCGACATGGTTGAATTGAATCGAACAGAACTTCAGAATCTGGAATTTGGAATATTATTAGGGTTTTATTGGACTAATTCCTTGGGAACGTATTAGGGTGCGGACGGACTAATTCTTCTTATACTGGGCGGTTTGGATTCTCTGCGATCAAACTCTTCGTCTGGTCAGTACTATCGTCTCTGGATTCTCGCCACGTCATGATTGttcacttaatttttttataaaaatcagaTGAATTAGaggcttttaattttttactcgGATAGTCAAATACAGATAAGGACAATCCCGGTTTAACCGGCCCAACTGTACGGTTGGTTAATCTCTCTTTCCAAACGGCTAAATGCATAATTATATCTCATCTCagtctatttttaataaatgtaattattgtCTAATAATATACAgtaaaaattaagtaaacagTACAAAAGCAGTGTCTTTTTCAGTGACGCGCAGTCCTCCTCTTAACACATATATTTTTGTGACGAAACGTGCTGGGACCGAACGTGCACGCCACTTGCCATTTCTCAacactattatttaatatatatatatatatataatttttttcccttgcCGTACACATCAtttgtcattttttaataccattttaatttttttttacttctcatttttcaaaaatatctaccacatttttaatatatataattatttattataataattaaaattattctaatttataattaaaaaagtaaatagatcataattaaaataatatgttaaaaatatttcaattttttggaATATAAGTAATTTCGgccaataacaaaaaaaaatatttttggatttcaatttatttatgatagattttttaattactcataaatattaatttttattaatatattcataactatTACCTATTAATTATTTCCACTTtatcaaattctaaaaattaaaaattattttatctcatctcattatctaaacacatattttttttaaaataatcacatatcatcttaattcaaaaatatcactaatatttaaaatattttatctcatctcatctaaactaTGTGATCAAACGAGTAAAATATGTAATTAAGGCTATTCAATTAAATTTCATCTAGTTTTTCCTATCCAATCTGGAATTCGAATAACTTGACTTCTTAAAATCTATACCTAGACTTTAAGATTATGTATAGTGAAACTTTGCAGCGGCAAAAATTTAGGCACAAATGAGCTAGCTGATTGAAGGGATTCAAAAGAGTCAAATTTTTTGTAATGCCCAAAAATGGTGAAAACCCTATAGTCCTTTAGGGGATGTTTGAGGAATGAGATGAattgataattttgtaaatattaataaaatgatttttgaataatagtgagatagtttgagttaagtatttattaaattttgaaaatgagaaaggaaaaaatggaataataaaagtataatattatttttattttaagatttaaaaaattaattattattttttatttaacagtttttaaaaaaattataaagattaatttaaaaatatttatatttaaataatatttaaaaataaaataaattgagatgaaattaaatttctttctaAACATTACCTTAACTAAGACGTGACCAGGAGATGTTATAGTCACAGAGTGAGTTGAGGACGATATACATTGTCCAATCAGATGGGACAAGGCGAGGAGGGAGAAGCTTCAAAGCAGCCAAGCAGGCACGGTGCTTCTATTTTTAAATGAGTCCCGCTACATGGGATGTAGCAGGAATTGCTACGGAAGAGGTAAAAAAGTTTGGAACTTACGTATACCATTACTCGTTAAATTATTAGAGTTTGTTCTAAAAGTATAGATTATGGGGTAAGAAAAGGGAGACGATGATGCCTTAAATTCATGATGATCAAGCTATATGTATGCTTGAATTTTACTTCAAAGCTTTTGATAGGACGTCCTCACCAACCTTGACTCAAGGTATATATCAAGGCAATCTCCTTAAAACATAGATAAAATAGCTACACTAATGAGATGGTTCCTTCAGGGTCTCAAGAAATCTCCACTCAGCAAAGCAACACAAAGTTTTCAATGACAATGATGGAAAGGGATAAAGACATCGGAGGAAGTTTCCTAGAAGTTGTAAAATGACATTTATGTAAATAggttttaaaataaagatatttatataaagagtagtgatatttaaaagtttttatacCACATGCTATTCatatgttataatttaatttagaagatttaaattttaaaatttattttttaaattaaattatgttagaTAGATAGTGTGTgatgtaaaaatttttaaatacaattatttttttttataaattacttaataaaaatattcctCCTTCTAATtgcataaaaagtaataaaaatattatgagttaGGCTGCTGACCAGCAATGACCGTATATAaatttgactttttatttttttataatttttctttttatttttttaacatatttaaatatttttaaaaaataaaaatataccaatatactaaaattaatttctctaatcattagttaaaaataatttaaatatataaacgataaaaatgaaaaagtaaatTCGGGCAGCATATtagcatttttcaaatattatatgCCTGGCATTTTCCTTATTAAAAACGTTAATTATCTGAATTGACCAAACGAAAACCAGACAGACACGGTTTCATCTGACTAATCGAAGTCTTTTACGCGGGGCGGCGTTTGGTTGGGCCCATGGAAGGGAGGCAAAGAAGTGAAGAGCCCAAGACTGATCCTCGACGGTCAAAAAGCCCGTGAAAGCATGGCTTCCATAGTTAATGGCTCATCATCACTTCCCTCATCTTCGGTTACTAAGGTTTTCGTCTTCCCCTTCGGTGTCCCTATTCAAAACTCCGCAAGTTTGTACATTTTGTACCGTTGCGCTCGACCAAACAACACCCAGAAGGTGGAAAACCTTTTCCCACATCTTCCAAGAATGCTCGGATCGTCGAGCTCTAAGTCCGGGAAAACAAGGCCATGCACGCATGATAGTTACTGGGTTTCAGCCTACCGTCTTTGTTACAAATTGTTTGATGCAAATGTATGTGAAGTGTCATAGTTTGGAGTATGCTTTTGATGTGTTTGATAGAATGCCGGCACGGGACACGGTATCTTGGAATACGATGATTTTTGGATACGCAGGATGTCGGAAGATGGGGATTGCGCGGTCCTTTTTTGATACAATGCGTGAGAGAGATGTGGTGTCATGGAATTCTTTGATTTCGGGGTACTTGCAAAGTGGTGATTATCGAGAGTCGATTGATATATTTATGATGATGGGGAGAATGGGGATGGTGTTCGACGAAACTACATTTGCAGTTTCTTTAAAAGTGTGTTCTGTCATGGAAGACTTTGTCTTGGGGACTCAGATGCATGGAAATGCTCTGCGAAGAGGTTTTGATAATGATTTGGTAACAGGAAGTGCCCTCATAAATATGTATGCCAAATGTAAGAAATTAGATGACTCTCTTTCTGTTTTCCACGAGATGCCTGAGAAGAATTGGGTTTCTTGGAGCGCTGTTATTGCTGGCTGTGTTCAGAATGATCAGTTCATTGAGAGCTTTGAACTGTTCAAGAAGATGCAGAAGGCAGGAGTCAGTGTTAGTCAATCTATTTATGCTAGTGTTTTCAGGTCCTGTGCAGGGTTATCTGCATTTAGGTTAGGTACTCAGTTGCATGGACATGCCTTAAAGGCTGACTTAGGATCTGATGTCATTGTGGGAACTGCCACTTTGGATATGTATGCAAAATGTTACAGCATGCTTGAAGCTCGAAAGCTATTTAACTCATTGCCAACCCGCACTTTGCAATCGTACAATGCCATTATTGTGGGGTATGTTCGAAGTGATCAAGGTTTTGAAGCTCTAGAACTATTTCGGCTTTTGCAGAAATGTAGCCTTGGTTTTGATGAGATAAGCATATCTGCTGCACTTAGCGCTTGTGGAGTGATGAAAGGAAATTTGGAGGGGCTTCAACTACATGGATTAGCAGCTAAGTGTAGTTTGAGGTCAAATGTTTGTGTGGCAAATGCCATGTTGGACATGTATGGTAAATGTGGAGCTCTTTTTGAAGCTCGTCGTGTGTTTGATGAGATGCTACAAAGAGATGCAGTGTCTTGGAATGCAATTATTGTCGCTCATGAGCAGAATGAAAATGAAGAGGAAACACTTGCACTCTTTGTTTCAATGCTTATGTCAAGAATGGAACCTGATGAGTTCACCTATGGCAGTGTTTTAAAAGCTTGTGCAGGTCAGCAAGCTTTACACTTTGGCATGGAGATCCATGGCAGACTTATCAAGTCCAGAATGGGGTTGAAGTCATTTGTTGGAGGTGCTCTTGTTGATATGTACTGCAAGTGTGGCATGATGGAAGAGGCAGAAAAGATCCATGATAGAACAGATGAACCAGCAATGGTTTCGTGGAATGCCATAATTTCTGGATTCTCGCTACAAAACCAAAGTGAGAGTGCTCAGAGATTCTTTTCTCAGATGTTGGAGAAGGGTATAAACCCCGATAACTTCACATATGCAACAGTTCTGGATACTTGTGCTAATTTAGCCACCGTTGGACTTGGGAAACAAATCCATGCTCAAATCATTAAGCTGGAATTGCAACCAGATGTGTATGTAACTAGCACTCTTGTCGATATGTACTCAAAATGTGGGAACATGCAAGACTCCATACTAATGTTCAATAAAGCACCTAGGCGAGATCCTGTGACATGGAACGCCATGATTTGTGGCTATGCTTACCATGGTCTTGGAGAAGAGGCCCTtgcaacttttgagaatatgcAGCTTGAAAACTTGAAACCAAACCATGCTACTTTTGTTTCAGTTCTCAGAGCTTGTGGTCACATTGGACATGTTGAGAAAGGATTGCATTACTTCCAATCCATGCTAAGTGACTATGGTTTAAATCCTCAGTTGGAGCATTATTCATGTATGGTCGATATATTAGGCAAGTCTGGGAAAGTTAACGAGGCTTTGAAGCTTATTCAAGAGATGCCTTTTGAAGCTGATGCTGTTATATGGAGAACTCTGCTTAGTATTTGCAAGATCCATGGGAATGTAGAGGTGGCAGAAAAAGCAGCCAATTTTATCCTGCAATTAGACCCTCAAGACTCTGCTGTTTATGTCCTGCTATCAAATATCTATGCTGATGCAGGTATGTGGGATGAGGTTACAGAGATGAGAAAAGTAATGaggcaaaattatttaaagaagGAACCTGGTTGTAGTTGGATAGAGGTAAAAGATGAAGTTCACGCATTTCTTGTTGGTGACAAGGCTCATCCTAGATGCAAAGATGTATATGAGAAGCTTGACATGCTAACTGAGGAGATGAAGTGGGTCGGGTATCTACCagacattgattttgtgcctgAGGAAGAGATTGAGGAACTCCAAGAGCAAGAAGAGCTAAGAGCATGCATAGATGTTATATAGTTCTACGACCCTGTGGAAACATGAGattttttggtgatttttcCAGCATGGAATTTGGAGTGAGTTGGGAAACGAATACATGGAGTTGGACATAAGACTAGGGGATTTTGTGATCGAAGGATTCGTGGGAAGACCATACAGCTTGTGACAGTGTACTGAGTTAGAATTGGTTTtgggaagagtaagaagcatcGATTCAAGAAGAGCTCAATCtaccatttttaaattttaatgatcCAAGAAAACCACATCTAAGTCTATAATTATAAACGATCAATCAACAATACAATTGGGATTattctaatcattataaatttgaagatttttttcctcaaaataaTGTGGAATCCTATTATCCTTCTATGTTATACATTTCCAATGTGAATGAGAATTTCCATAAGTTATATGatataacatattaaaaatcataCGCACCCCCCAGTCTCAGGCTGCCCCAGGAAGCCTTAAAACGTACAGTTCTGACAATCTGTAATCAAGGCAAACTGTAAAGGAGAGAACCAACAAGTTCCTTGgtcttcattttcaattttcttattattattattttttggatgaaTTGAAATAGAGGAGAAAAGGATCAGAAAAGCTAATTGACAGAACCGAAGCAAGATTACTTGAG
This is a stretch of genomic DNA from Carya illinoinensis cultivar Pawnee chromosome 3, C.illinoinensisPawnee_v1, whole genome shotgun sequence. It encodes these proteins:
- the LOC122302987 gene encoding E3 ubiquitin-protein ligase CIP8 — translated: MSQFDEFTLHEPDPSPTDPHAHSHTQSIDPLARRRTFISSVTDRNPFDSQSYDSDWFSDLGSASDRDVGRFLNDLFERRSDDGYDLHAFDVPGSGSDPFSEFEFEFANGGEFGSDQEELPGIGFGFEIEFDAQYSAGDGLRVAGLDSESDPSVEFNSEDSNFRLENFCLEEQRTGLEGFEWEEVEEGVFNQRENLGIMVEGVEELSVGSSEEVGVRNLEWEILLGANMRLERAFDADSDSDSYLAAFQDEYDAEPAEYDTIFGRFGDNGRGSPPAAKRVVENLPFVELTVEELQTNALVCAVCKDAIVVEEKVRRLPCSHYYHGDCIVPWLSIRNTCPVCRYELPTEDTE
- the LOC122302988 gene encoding pentatricopeptide repeat-containing protein At3g02330, mitochondrial; translation: MAHHHFPHLRLLRFSSSPSVSLFKTPQVCTFCTVALDQTTPRRWKTFSHIFQECSDRRALSPGKQGHARMIVTGFQPTVFVTNCLMQMYVKCHSLEYAFDVFDRMPARDTVSWNTMIFGYAGCRKMGIARSFFDTMRERDVVSWNSLISGYLQSGDYRESIDIFMMMGRMGMVFDETTFAVSLKVCSVMEDFVLGTQMHGNALRRGFDNDLVTGSALINMYAKCKKLDDSLSVFHEMPEKNWVSWSAVIAGCVQNDQFIESFELFKKMQKAGVSVSQSIYASVFRSCAGLSAFRLGTQLHGHALKADLGSDVIVGTATLDMYAKCYSMLEARKLFNSLPTRTLQSYNAIIVGYVRSDQGFEALELFRLLQKCSLGFDEISISAALSACGVMKGNLEGLQLHGLAAKCSLRSNVCVANAMLDMYGKCGALFEARRVFDEMLQRDAVSWNAIIVAHEQNENEEETLALFVSMLMSRMEPDEFTYGSVLKACAGQQALHFGMEIHGRLIKSRMGLKSFVGGALVDMYCKCGMMEEAEKIHDRTDEPAMVSWNAIISGFSLQNQSESAQRFFSQMLEKGINPDNFTYATVLDTCANLATVGLGKQIHAQIIKLELQPDVYVTSTLVDMYSKCGNMQDSILMFNKAPRRDPVTWNAMICGYAYHGLGEEALATFENMQLENLKPNHATFVSVLRACGHIGHVEKGLHYFQSMLSDYGLNPQLEHYSCMVDILGKSGKVNEALKLIQEMPFEADAVIWRTLLSICKIHGNVEVAEKAANFILQLDPQDSAVYVLLSNIYADAGMWDEVTEMRKVMRQNYLKKEPGCSWIEVKDEVHAFLVGDKAHPRCKDVYEKLDMLTEEMKWVGYLPDIDFVPEEEIEELQEQEELRACIDVI